A genomic segment from Deltaproteobacteria bacterium encodes:
- a CDS encoding 4Fe-4S dicluster domain-containing protein, which yields MIERRTFISSLFKGVAAVAAAAASPAAWAARKITSYRYRYLRPPGAVAEEEFIARCIRCNQCAQICPNDCIKYFGLENDLASFGTPYITPREKACILCMKCCNICPSGALQPIERELDQILKNVKMGKARVDEKLCLSYQGLTCGVCYRACPLPDIALSVQRLEQPVVSEACVGCGLCELSCIQMPQAIRVIPNHGGIYG from the coding sequence ATGATCGAACGGCGCACCTTCATATCGTCGCTCTTTAAGGGTGTGGCGGCCGTGGCCGCCGCCGCGGCATCGCCGGCGGCGTGGGCCGCGAGGAAGATAACGAGCTACAGGTACCGCTACCTGAGGCCCCCTGGAGCCGTGGCCGAGGAGGAGTTCATCGCCCGCTGCATCCGCTGCAACCAGTGCGCCCAGATATGTCCCAACGACTGCATCAAGTACTTCGGCCTCGAAAACGACCTGGCGAGCTTCGGCACCCCCTACATAACGCCCAGGGAAAAGGCCTGTATCCTCTGCATGAAGTGCTGCAACATATGTCCCAGCGGCGCGCTCCAGCCCATAGAGCGCGAGCTCGACCAGATACTCAAGAACGTCAAGATGGGAAAGGCGAGGGTGGACGAGAAGCTCTGCCTCTCCTACCAGGGGCTCACCTGCGGGGTCTGCTACCGGGCCTGTCCGCTCCCCGACATAGCGCTCAGCGTCCAGCGCCTCGAACAGCCCGTCGTATCCGAGGCCTGCGTGGGCTGCGGGCTCTGTGAGCTCTCGTGCATACAGATGCCCCAGGCCATCAGGGTCATACCCAATCATGGAGGCATTTACGGTTAG
- a CDS encoding bacteriohemerythrin: MAYIQWRDDLSVKVREFDEQHKKLIALINELHDAMAGGKGREVVGKVLAELISYTKNHFSNEERLMSSNGYAGYEEHRKSHEALTRQVVDFENKLKRGDATLTISLMSFLKRWLTDHIQGVDKKYSAFFNGKGIR, encoded by the coding sequence ATGGCCTACATCCAGTGGCGTGATGACTTGAGCGTAAAGGTCAGGGAGTTCGACGAGCAGCACAAAAAGCTCATCGCCCTTATAAACGAGCTTCACGACGCCATGGCCGGCGGCAAGGGCAGGGAGGTCGTTGGAAAGGTGCTGGCCGAGCTCATCTCGTACACGAAGAACCATTTCTCCAACGAGGAGCGCCTCATGAGCTCCAACGGCTACGCCGGATACGAGGAGCACAGGAAGAGCCACGAAGCGCTCACCCGTCAGGTGGTGGACTTCGAGAACAAGCTCAAGAGGGGCGACGCCACACTGACCATCTCGCTCATGTCCTTTCTCAAGAGGTGGCTCACGGACCATATCCAGGGTGTGGACAAGAAGTACTCGGCCTTTTTCAACGGGAAGGGCATAAGGTAG
- a CDS encoding 3-oxoacyl-ACP reductase FabG → MDRRVVLVTGGSRGIGRAVCLLMGRRGCAVAVNFASDETRAGGVVDELAGAGSPAVALRADVSKADEAAALVDGVVERLGRLDVVVNSAGIERSGFLIMTSPREWEDVMDVNLRGVFNVTKAALPHMMDARAGAVVNVASLAGVTGLAGGVPYSASKGGVIAFTRALAKEVAPFGIRVNAVAPGMVETDMTAAMKEADRKRYEEMIPMGRFAEAAEVAEVVAFLASPAASYVTGETVVVGGGLP, encoded by the coding sequence ATGGACCGCAGGGTTGTGCTCGTAACGGGAGGGTCGCGCGGCATAGGCCGGGCCGTCTGTCTGCTCATGGGGCGGAGGGGCTGCGCCGTGGCCGTGAACTTTGCGAGCGATGAGACGAGGGCCGGCGGGGTGGTCGACGAGCTGGCCGGGGCCGGCTCGCCCGCCGTTGCGCTCAGGGCCGACGTCTCCAAGGCCGACGAGGCGGCCGCCCTCGTCGATGGCGTCGTGGAGCGGCTGGGACGTCTCGACGTGGTGGTGAACAGCGCCGGGATCGAGCGCAGCGGCTTTCTCATCATGACCTCGCCGCGGGAGTGGGAGGACGTGATGGACGTGAACCTCAGGGGGGTCTTCAACGTCACGAAGGCGGCGCTTCCCCACATGATGGACGCCCGCGCGGGCGCCGTCGTCAACGTCGCCTCCCTCGCCGGCGTCACCGGTCTTGCCGGCGGGGTGCCCTACAGCGCCTCGAAGGGCGGCGTCATCGCCTTCACCAGGGCCCTTGCAAAGGAGGTGGCCCCCTTCGGCATACGGGTCAACGCCGTGGCGCCGGGCATGGTGGAGACCGATATGACGGCGGCCATGAAGGAGGCCGACAGGAAGAGGTACGAGGAGATGATACCGATGGGGAGGTTCGCCGAGGCCGCCGAGGTGGCCGAGGTGGTGGCTTTCCTCGCTTCTCCCGCGGCCTCCTACGTTACCGGCGAGACCGTGGTCGTCGGCGGCGGACTGCCCTGA
- a CDS encoding 4Fe-4S binding protein, with protein sequence MTHPGLPWLWAAAVCVFMVLVGLWALASGPPAPARSRSIRLDGVPVLGAVIRAFSSSPVPLFVLKAVSAGFFLLVIAAGLWGTPVPERNLATVLTWNVWWTGVVISVFFVGTFWCAVCPWDALAEWMVRRRLWRRGGDENRLGLSVPPWLRSLWPALFLLLGLTWLELGLGITVSPYETALLAVFMTVLVTVSMAVFERKAFCRYFCPVGRTLGMYARLAPVELRPREREVCDRCETLECYHGSSTVEPCPTHLTMGRLRQNTYCLSCCNCVQSCPHDNVSWRLRPQSLEAVRTVRPFWDEALFMVTLLALTSFHGVTMMPFWEEWMSGLGRMIGDSGRLLASFSLLLAAVTAAAVLVYGAFVALTHRLCGGRASFREAFFNFALVALPPAFAYHLAHNINHLARESSGLGALLLNPLGTGTVPLTMAERHMRAMTSPVVQDAIFSLQAALLAFGFWLAVRIARHRGRDLYPGAGWRLAPMIVFAAAVTALNLRLLMEPMVMRM encoded by the coding sequence ATGACCCATCCCGGGCTGCCCTGGCTCTGGGCCGCCGCGGTCTGCGTCTTCATGGTCCTTGTCGGCCTGTGGGCCCTCGCCTCCGGGCCTCCGGCGCCTGCAAGGTCCCGCTCTATAAGGCTTGACGGCGTGCCCGTGCTCGGCGCCGTCATAAGGGCCTTCTCGTCGAGCCCCGTTCCGCTCTTCGTGCTCAAGGCGGTCTCGGCGGGCTTTTTCCTGCTGGTCATTGCCGCCGGGCTCTGGGGCACCCCCGTGCCGGAGCGCAATCTGGCGACGGTCCTCACCTGGAACGTCTGGTGGACCGGCGTGGTCATCTCGGTCTTCTTCGTGGGCACCTTCTGGTGCGCCGTCTGTCCCTGGGACGCCCTGGCCGAGTGGATGGTGCGCCGCCGGCTGTGGCGCCGCGGAGGCGATGAGAACAGGCTGGGCCTTTCGGTGCCCCCTTGGCTCCGGAGCCTGTGGCCGGCCCTCTTCCTCCTGCTGGGCCTTACGTGGCTCGAACTCGGCCTGGGCATAACGGTGAGCCCCTACGAGACGGCGCTTCTGGCCGTCTTCATGACGGTGCTCGTCACCGTCTCCATGGCCGTCTTCGAGCGCAAGGCCTTCTGCCGGTACTTCTGCCCCGTGGGAAGGACGCTGGGCATGTACGCAAGGCTTGCGCCCGTTGAGCTGCGACCCAGGGAGAGGGAGGTCTGCGACCGGTGCGAGACGCTCGAGTGCTACCACGGAAGCTCCACCGTCGAGCCCTGTCCCACGCACCTGACCATGGGGAGGCTCCGCCAGAACACCTATTGTCTTTCGTGCTGCAACTGCGTGCAGAGCTGCCCCCACGACAACGTCTCGTGGCGGCTGCGGCCGCAGAGCCTTGAGGCCGTGCGCACCGTCAGGCCCTTCTGGGACGAGGCCCTATTCATGGTGACGCTCCTTGCGCTCACCAGTTTTCACGGCGTTACGATGATGCCCTTCTGGGAGGAGTGGATGAGCGGGCTCGGACGCATGATAGGGGATTCGGGGAGGCTTCTTGCAAGCTTCAGCCTGCTGCTCGCCGCCGTCACCGCGGCGGCCGTCCTCGTCTACGGCGCCTTCGTCGCCCTGACGCACCGGCTCTGCGGCGGGCGGGCCTCTTTCAGGGAGGCCTTCTTCAACTTCGCCCTCGTGGCGCTGCCGCCGGCCTTCGCCTATCACCTGGCCCACAACATCAACCATCTTGCAAGGGAGAGCTCCGGGCTCGGCGCCCTGCTGCTAAACCCCCTGGGCACGGGCACCGTCCCCCTCACCATGGCCGAGCGCCACATGCGCGCCATGACCTCGCCCGTGGTCCAGGACGCCATCTTCTCGCTCCAGGCCGCCCTGCTCGCCTTCGGCTTCTGGCTGGCCGTGCGGATCGCGCGTCACCGGGGCCGCGACCTCTATCCAGGGGCCGGCTGGCGGCTCGCGCCCATGATCGTCTTCGCCGCCGCCGTCACGGCCCTGAACCTCCGGCTCCTCATGGAGCCCATGGTCATGAGGATGTAG
- a CDS encoding glycosyltransferase family 2 protein: MKPVVVIPAYNESRYIAAVVSGVRDHVGCVVVVDDGSSDGTAAEAAGAGAVVLRRPHAGKGAALREGFAWALRNGFDWVLTIDGDGQHHAGDMPAFLDAASSGRFDMIVGSRMGDTSRMPFVRLVTNRVMSFVIRRLTGLDLADSQCGFRAVSATVLAAVTLETSNYDTESELIIKAARRGFSIGSVPVRTIYNGSRSYINKMRDTARFVRLVWRSLGGG; this comes from the coding sequence ATGAAGCCCGTCGTAGTCATCCCGGCCTACAACGAATCGCGCTACATAGCCGCCGTGGTCTCCGGCGTCCGCGACCATGTGGGCTGTGTGGTGGTCGTCGACGACGGGTCGTCGGACGGCACGGCCGCGGAGGCCGCCGGGGCCGGCGCCGTGGTGCTGCGCCGCCCCCACGCAGGCAAGGGGGCGGCCCTGCGCGAGGGCTTCGCCTGGGCCCTTCGCAACGGCTTCGACTGGGTCCTCACCATCGACGGCGACGGCCAGCACCACGCGGGCGACATGCCGGCCTTCCTCGACGCCGCATCGTCGGGCCGCTTCGACATGATCGTCGGCTCCAGGATGGGCGACACCTCGCGCATGCCCTTTGTCCGGCTCGTGACAAACCGCGTCATGTCCTTTGTCATAAGGCGCCTCACCGGACTCGACCTCGCCGACAGCCAGTGCGGCTTCAGGGCCGTGAGCGCCACGGTGCTCGCGGCCGTCACCCTCGAGACCTCCAACTACGACACCGAGTCCGAGCTGATCATCAAGGCGGCCCGCAGGGGTTTTTCCATAGGCTCCGTGCCCGTCAGGACCATATACAACGGTTCGAGGTCCTACATAAACAAGATGCGCGATACGGCGAGGTTCGTAAGGCTCGTCTGGAGGAGCCTGGGCGGTGGGTGA
- a CDS encoding acyl carrier protein → MLVRRLKLKMDPGEIGDRDPLFGGALSLDSIDALEIVVGLQKEFDCVVSDKAVAEKVLVSVETMADFVETGKTG, encoded by the coding sequence ATGCTCGTCAGGAGACTCAAGCTCAAGATGGACCCCGGCGAGATAGGGGACAGGGACCCGCTCTTCGGCGGCGCCCTCTCGCTCGACTCCATAGACGCCCTCGAGATAGTGGTGGGGCTGCAGAAGGAGTTCGATTGCGTCGTCTCCGACAAGGCGGTGGCCGAGAAGGTTCTCGTATCGGTGGAGACGATGGCCGACTTCGTGGAGACCGGCAAGACCGGCTGA
- a CDS encoding 4Fe-4S binding protein translates to MSARTASEKRFCNMQESDRPFFVWRHLNKLRWLTLFSVLALLVALPYVARYQNFVAAHAYDLLTPEDKRLYDVMELLTSPLTSDPERDLDAVKGTTWSGTIFGLQLSDPLAAVSHLAATLSFYDHIFLTALIPVAFTLLFGRFFCGWLCPAGLLYELNSNLSALLHRLGVRTGTRRMNPAFKYVVLAAALLLSAWTGSVVTASIYPPAIVGRELQYAIALGGFGAGAAFFAATLLFDLLVARRGFCRYLCPGGALYVLLGSRRLVRIRRDINKCNDCAMCNAACEFALSPMEDEFGRECSNCTACISHCATDALSLVISPRDVPYQGPGRLRTSPDGGEGRAGEEKRR, encoded by the coding sequence ATGTCCGCAAGGACCGCATCCGAGAAGAGGTTTTGCAACATGCAGGAAAGCGACCGCCCCTTCTTCGTCTGGCGCCATCTTAACAAGCTGCGCTGGCTGACCCTTTTTTCCGTACTGGCGCTCCTTGTAGCGCTTCCCTATGTGGCGAGGTACCAGAACTTCGTCGCCGCCCACGCCTACGACCTCCTGACCCCGGAGGACAAGAGGCTCTACGACGTCATGGAGCTTCTGACCTCGCCGCTCACGAGCGACCCGGAGCGCGACCTCGACGCCGTCAAGGGGACCACCTGGTCGGGCACGATCTTCGGTCTCCAGTTGAGCGATCCCCTGGCCGCCGTCTCCCACCTGGCGGCCACGTTGAGCTTCTACGACCACATCTTCCTTACGGCGCTCATACCCGTGGCCTTCACCCTCCTCTTCGGCCGTTTCTTCTGCGGCTGGCTCTGTCCGGCGGGGCTGCTCTACGAGCTCAACAGCAACCTGTCGGCCCTGCTCCACCGCCTGGGAGTGCGCACGGGCACGCGGCGCATGAACCCGGCCTTCAAGTACGTGGTGCTCGCCGCGGCGCTCCTGCTTTCGGCCTGGACGGGCTCGGTCGTCACGGCCAGCATCTACCCGCCCGCCATAGTGGGACGCGAGCTACAGTACGCCATCGCCCTCGGCGGCTTCGGCGCCGGCGCGGCCTTCTTCGCCGCCACGCTGCTCTTCGACCTGCTCGTGGCCAGGCGCGGCTTCTGCCGCTACCTCTGCCCCGGCGGCGCCCTCTACGTCCTGCTCGGCAGCCGCCGTCTCGTGCGCATCAGGAGAGACATCAATAAGTGCAACGACTGCGCCATGTGCAACGCCGCCTGCGAGTTCGCCCTCTCGCCCATGGAGGACGAGTTCGGCCGGGAGTGCAGCAACTGCACGGCCTGCATCTCCCACTGCGCAACCGACGCGCTCAGCCTCGTCATAAGCCCCAGGGACGTGCCCTACCAGGGGCCGGGCCGCCTGCGCACGTCCCCCGACGGCGGCGAGGGGAGGGCTGGAGAGGAGAAGCGGCGATGA
- a CDS encoding cytochrome c: protein MTWTVSTVAAALVTAALVSAAPAHGTGSGRAERYSRLPIELQNRYRQVIIDSYRPATVEERARRIMRGWDLFSGYCRICHGFSELRGRRSEMELIPALSDGDRLYKPYPTLLRIIYFGQGLMPSFGVGVYDEKLHHDRPGYAERPGAKRLTPEEAMDIVYYLRFCHRYAGRSHRESGSGRLVPDLELLYGP, encoded by the coding sequence ATGACGTGGACCGTTTCGACCGTGGCGGCCGCCCTCGTGACGGCGGCCCTTGTGTCCGCCGCGCCCGCGCACGGCACAGGCAGCGGCCGGGCCGAGAGGTACAGCCGTCTGCCCATAGAGCTGCAGAACAGGTACCGCCAGGTCATCATAGATTCCTACAGGCCCGCGACCGTCGAGGAGCGGGCAAGGCGCATCATGCGCGGCTGGGACCTCTTCAGCGGCTACTGCCGCATCTGTCACGGCTTCAGCGAGCTCAGGGGGAGGAGGTCGGAGATGGAGCTCATCCCGGCGCTCAGCGACGGCGACAGGCTCTACAAGCCCTACCCCACGCTGCTGCGCATCATATACTTCGGCCAGGGGCTCATGCCCTCTTTCGGAGTCGGCGTCTACGACGAGAAGCTCCACCACGACAGGCCCGGCTACGCCGAGCGGCCTGGAGCCAAGCGGCTCACGCCGGAAGAGGCCATGGACATAGTCTACTACCTGAGGTTCTGCCACCGCTACGCCGGCAGGTCCCACCGCGAGAGCGGGAGCGGAAGACTCGTTCCGGACCTGGAGCTGCTCTACGGACCGTGA
- a CDS encoding 4Fe-4S dicluster domain-containing protein — MKRRTFLGTVAYGAVLASMGALPALFARLLAPLSPAMAAVHLLRPPGALKDDDAFVGACIGCGNCAEVCPPRCIMFHKSDGRSEVNTPYINPAIKACILCMKCMDVCPTDALTRIGLEEIDMGVAQIDRSACYPWVDRGVCGACAAVCPLGSKGIDFAFANMYRPVVQSGCVGCGLCVEVCPHPSLPIRILDSSKRRERGDAGDIARSAAPERGLDFHGPAPEPGQGGGRQERDDGGWTPSSQGLLGY, encoded by the coding sequence ATGAAGAGAAGGACCTTTCTCGGCACCGTCGCATACGGCGCCGTCCTCGCCTCCATGGGCGCGCTGCCCGCGCTCTTTGCAAGGCTCCTCGCGCCCCTGTCCCCGGCCATGGCCGCCGTCCACCTGCTGCGCCCTCCCGGCGCGCTCAAGGACGACGACGCCTTTGTGGGCGCCTGCATCGGCTGCGGCAACTGCGCCGAGGTGTGCCCGCCCCGGTGTATCATGTTCCACAAGAGCGACGGCCGCAGCGAGGTCAACACCCCCTACATAAATCCGGCGATCAAGGCCTGCATCCTCTGCATGAAGTGCATGGACGTCTGTCCCACCGACGCCTTGACGAGGATCGGGCTCGAGGAGATCGACATGGGCGTGGCCCAGATAGACCGCTCCGCCTGCTACCCCTGGGTGGATCGGGGGGTCTGCGGCGCGTGCGCGGCCGTGTGCCCCCTCGGCTCGAAGGGCATCGACTTCGCCTTCGCCAACATGTACAGGCCCGTCGTGCAGTCCGGCTGCGTGGGCTGCGGCCTCTGTGTCGAGGTCTGTCCCCATCCGAGCCTGCCCATCCGCATACTCGACAGCTCCAAGCGAAGGGAGAGGGGCGACGCTGGCGACATCGCGCGGAGCGCCGCTCCGGAGAGGGGACTCGATTTTCACGGGCCGGCGCCTGAGCCCGGCCAGGGGGGCGGCCGGCAGGAGAGGGACGACGGCGGCTGGACCCCTTCCTCCCAGGGGCTTCTCGGCTACTGA
- a CDS encoding phosphoenolpyruvate synthase, protein MKANSRFIRWFGELGIEDVPLVGGKNASLGEMYRELTPRGVRIPDGFAVTAEGYRHVIESAGIEERLRETLEGLDKTRVEDLAERGKRARELILGAGIPDDLWEEIRESYERLCDEYGAHTDVAVRSSATAEDLPDASFAGQQETYLNVRGRHALREACSKCFASLFTDRAISYRVDRGFDHFKVALSIGIMKMVRSDLATSGVIFTLDTETGFRDVVFITASYGLGENIVQGAVNPDEYYVFKPTFRKGYRAVIRKRLGEKRIKMVYGLGDSKVLTRNVEVPEAQRRSFSISDDEALELAGYALTIEDHYSRKAGRPRPMDIEWAKDGVTGELFIVQARPETVQSTRAMDTLETYRLDGKGPVIVRGKSVGEKIAGGRARIVADAAHLGSFRPGEVLVADTTTPDWEPVMKTAAAVVTNRGGRTCHAAIVSRELGIPAVVGAEGATERIGDGRSVTVCCAEGDEGVVYEGELPYHVERISLRGLKRPRTKIMMNLGNPDEAFSLSMIPNDGVGLARMEFIINSYIKVHPMALVHPERVDDEEERSKIEELTFGYDDKTEYFVERLSEGVGTIAAAFYPRPVVVRMSDFKTNEYARLVGGRSFEPVEDNPMIGFRGAARYYSERYREGFALECRAMKRVREVMGLTNLVIMIPFCRRVEEGERVLAEMEKNGLKRGENGLEVYVMCEIPNNVMEIDRFSGLFDGFSIGSNDLTQLTLGVDRDSELVAHDFDERDPGMLRMISMAVAGAKRNGRHSGICGQAPSDYPEFAEFLVREGIDSISLNPDSVMKITLRVKEMEERLPAGSAQPGSR, encoded by the coding sequence ATGAAAGCCAACTCACGCTTCATCCGATGGTTCGGGGAACTCGGCATCGAGGACGTGCCGCTCGTGGGCGGCAAGAACGCATCGCTTGGAGAGATGTACCGCGAGCTCACACCCAGGGGTGTGAGGATACCCGACGGTTTCGCAGTGACCGCCGAGGGGTACCGCCACGTCATCGAGTCGGCCGGTATCGAGGAAAGGCTCAGGGAGACGCTTGAGGGGCTGGACAAGACGAGGGTCGAGGACCTGGCCGAGAGGGGAAAGAGAGCGAGGGAGCTCATCCTCGGCGCCGGCATACCCGACGACCTCTGGGAGGAGATAAGGGAGAGCTACGAGAGGCTCTGCGACGAGTACGGAGCCCATACGGACGTGGCGGTCAGGAGCTCGGCCACGGCCGAGGACCTGCCCGACGCCTCCTTTGCGGGCCAGCAGGAGACCTACCTCAACGTCCGCGGCCGCCACGCCCTGAGAGAGGCATGCAGCAAGTGCTTCGCCTCGCTCTTCACCGACCGCGCCATCTCGTACCGCGTGGACCGGGGCTTCGACCACTTCAAGGTGGCGCTCTCCATAGGGATAATGAAGATGGTGCGCTCGGACCTTGCCACAAGCGGCGTCATCTTCACCCTCGACACGGAGACGGGCTTCCGCGACGTGGTCTTCATCACCGCCTCCTACGGCCTCGGCGAGAACATAGTGCAGGGCGCCGTCAACCCCGACGAGTACTACGTCTTCAAACCCACCTTCAGGAAGGGTTATCGCGCCGTCATACGCAAGAGGCTCGGCGAGAAGAGGATCAAGATGGTCTACGGTCTCGGCGACTCGAAGGTCCTCACAAGGAACGTGGAGGTGCCGGAGGCGCAGCGCCGCAGCTTCTCCATAAGCGACGACGAGGCGCTCGAGCTCGCGGGCTACGCCCTCACCATAGAGGACCACTACTCGAGGAAGGCGGGCCGGCCGCGCCCCATGGACATAGAGTGGGCCAAAGACGGCGTAACGGGCGAACTCTTCATAGTCCAGGCAAGGCCCGAGACGGTCCAGTCGACGAGGGCCATGGACACACTGGAGACCTACCGCCTCGACGGCAAGGGCCCGGTGATCGTGAGGGGCAAGAGCGTGGGCGAGAAGATAGCGGGCGGCAGGGCGCGCATCGTCGCCGACGCGGCGCATCTGGGAAGCTTCAGGCCCGGCGAGGTGCTCGTGGCCGACACCACCACGCCCGACTGGGAGCCCGTCATGAAGACGGCGGCCGCCGTGGTCACCAACAGGGGCGGCAGGACCTGCCATGCGGCCATCGTAAGCCGCGAGCTCGGCATCCCGGCCGTGGTGGGCGCGGAGGGCGCGACAGAGCGGATAGGCGACGGCCGGTCGGTGACGGTATGCTGCGCCGAGGGAGACGAGGGGGTGGTCTATGAAGGCGAGCTGCCCTACCACGTGGAGCGCATAAGCCTCCGCGGGCTTAAACGGCCCCGCACGAAGATCATGATGAACCTCGGCAACCCCGACGAGGCCTTCTCACTCTCCATGATACCGAACGACGGAGTCGGCCTTGCCCGCATGGAGTTCATCATCAACAGCTACATCAAGGTCCACCCCATGGCGCTCGTCCACCCCGAAAGGGTGGACGACGAGGAGGAAAGGAGCAAGATCGAAGAGCTCACCTTCGGCTACGACGACAAGACCGAGTACTTCGTGGAGAGGCTCTCCGAGGGCGTGGGCACCATAGCCGCGGCCTTCTACCCCAGGCCCGTGGTGGTGCGCATGAGCGACTTCAAGACCAACGAGTACGCGAGACTTGTGGGCGGGCGGAGTTTCGAGCCCGTCGAGGACAACCCCATGATAGGATTCCGCGGGGCCGCGCGCTACTACAGCGAGCGCTACCGGGAGGGGTTCGCCCTGGAGTGCAGGGCCATGAAGAGGGTGCGCGAAGTGATGGGGCTTACGAACCTCGTCATCATGATCCCCTTCTGCCGGCGCGTGGAGGAAGGCGAACGGGTCCTGGCCGAGATGGAGAAAAACGGTCTCAAGCGGGGAGAGAACGGACTCGAGGTCTACGTCATGTGCGAGATACCCAACAACGTCATGGAGATCGACCGCTTCAGCGGGCTCTTCGACGGCTTTTCCATAGGCTCCAACGACCTCACGCAGCTCACCCTCGGCGTGGACCGCGACTCCGAGCTCGTGGCCCACGACTTCGACGAGCGCGACCCCGGCATGCTCAGGATGATCTCCATGGCCGTGGCCGGAGCGAAGAGGAACGGGCGCCACAGCGGCATCTGCGGCCAGGCGCCGAGCGACTACCCCGAGTTTGCCGAATTCCTGGTCAGAGAGGGGATAGACTCGATCTCCCTCAACCCCGACTCGGTGATGAAGATCACCCTCAGGGTGAAGGAGATGGAGGAGAGACTCCCGGCCGGCTCGGCGCAGCCCGGGAGCCGGTGA